In the genome of Armatimonadota bacterium, one region contains:
- a CDS encoding Gfo/Idh/MocA family oxidoreductase, whose product MSCATKNFGIIGLGVWGETHLIAYSHSPLANLACICDKNEKVLAARKEEYSVPCATTDYRELLANDEIDAVSVVTPDFLHREIAVAACEAGKHVLLEKPMATTVEDAQAIADAAKANGVTLMVDFHNRWNTAIYNVKTAIDRGELGEPQMMTLRLNDTIYVPTGMLSWGGDSTVIWFLGSHSVDMVRWLFQDEIARVYSVSRSRVLAGRGINTPDFFHTICELRGGGVAHIENCWIISDAMPTVFDFKMEMVGSEGTMFVDVSSNRMCQEFSSRPVLPVSSTPGAVYPDVIGRTNIHGKPGGFAVESILHFVDCIANGRTPLVGPEDGVENTRVLVAIHESASMGRPVDL is encoded by the coding sequence TTGTCCTGCGCAACGAAGAACTTCGGAATCATCGGTCTCGGTGTGTGGGGAGAAACCCACCTCATCGCCTATTCGCACTCGCCGCTGGCTAATCTGGCTTGCATTTGTGACAAGAATGAGAAGGTGCTCGCTGCTCGCAAGGAGGAGTACTCGGTTCCCTGCGCCACAACCGACTACCGCGAACTCCTGGCGAATGACGAGATCGACGCCGTTTCCGTGGTGACCCCGGACTTCCTGCACAGGGAGATCGCCGTGGCCGCCTGCGAAGCGGGCAAACATGTGCTGCTCGAGAAGCCCATGGCGACCACTGTCGAGGATGCGCAAGCCATCGCTGATGCTGCCAAGGCCAATGGCGTCACCCTCATGGTGGACTTCCATAATCGCTGGAATACTGCGATCTACAACGTAAAGACGGCCATCGACAGGGGCGAACTGGGCGAGCCTCAGATGATGACGCTTCGGCTCAATGACACCATCTATGTCCCCACCGGAATGCTCTCGTGGGGTGGCGACTCCACGGTCATCTGGTTCCTGGGGTCCCATTCGGTGGACATGGTCCGCTGGTTGTTCCAGGATGAGATTGCGCGGGTGTATTCGGTATCGCGCAGCCGGGTGCTCGCGGGCCGCGGCATCAACACTCCCGATTTCTTCCACACCATCTGTGAACTCAGGGGTGGCGGTGTCGCCCACATCGAGAACTGCTGGATCATATCCGACGCGATGCCCACAGTCTTCGATTTCAAGATGGAAATGGTTGGGTCCGAGGGGACTATGTTCGTAGACGTCAGCTCCAACCGGATGTGCCAGGAATTCTCCAGCCGCCCTGTACTACCGGTATCTTCCACTCCCGGCGCGGTGTATCCGGATGTAATCGGCCGCACGAATATTCACGGCAAGCCGGGCGGCTTTGCGGTGGAGAGCATTCTGCATTTCGTCGACTGCATCGCCAACGGGCGCACGCCCCTTGTCGGCCCGGAGGACGGTGTGGAGAACACCCGGGTTCTCGTAGCGATCCATGAATCGGCAAGCATGGGACGCCCGGTCGATCTGTAG
- a CDS encoding sugar phosphate isomerase/epimerase produces MKILLCTIAYCKNLLEHALSAARDLGFDGVEVWGREPHVPEKFDENRMRAIVKLIEASGVTPYVFGSYLRFGATRNDSDVELSDVLHLAHWLKTPIVRVWASDVPSAKATDDIWERTVTEAREASVRADKLGMTLVVEMHGGTLADTSAGALRLIEEVGMPNLRLNYQIASHNDGQTPEERLQTVLPWVAHVHAQNMAYLPSAENEKIKRSPLSAGVASYPRLLGILKNAGYQGHIAIEFAHDEGAGKAASLANDLHFLRALI; encoded by the coding sequence GTGAAGATACTGCTCTGCACAATCGCCTACTGCAAGAACCTGCTGGAACACGCCCTCAGCGCCGCTCGCGATCTCGGCTTCGACGGCGTTGAGGTGTGGGGGCGCGAGCCGCATGTGCCCGAGAAGTTCGACGAGAACCGCATGCGTGCCATCGTCAAGCTCATCGAGGCAAGCGGGGTCACCCCGTACGTGTTCGGCTCCTACCTGCGTTTCGGAGCCACTCGGAACGATAGTGACGTTGAGCTCAGCGACGTGCTGCATCTGGCTCACTGGCTCAAGACACCGATTGTTCGAGTATGGGCGTCGGATGTTCCCTCCGCGAAGGCCACGGACGACATCTGGGAACGCACGGTGACCGAAGCGCGCGAGGCCAGCGTCAGGGCGGACAAGCTCGGTATGACGCTGGTAGTTGAGATGCATGGGGGGACCCTTGCCGATACTTCGGCGGGTGCCTTGCGCCTGATCGAGGAAGTCGGCATGCCCAACCTTCGTCTAAACTACCAGATCGCATCTCACAATGACGGTCAGACCCCGGAGGAGCGGCTACAGACGGTTCTCCCGTGGGTGGCGCACGTCCACGCCCAGAACATGGCCTACCTGCCTTCGGCGGAGAACGAGAAAATCAAACGCTCCCCTCTGTCGGCGGGAGTCGCCAGCTATCCGCGGCTCCTGGGCATCCTGAAGAACGCCGGTTACCAGGGCCACATCGCGATAGAGTTTGCCCATGATGAAGGGGCCGGTAAGGCGGCTTCCCTGGCCAACGACCTCCATTTCCTGCGGGCCCTGATCTGA
- a CDS encoding 4Fe-4S binding protein, giving the protein MSHDVERKTARTVGHWLLHNRFAIQVASLIFANSYLLRHWKGFCYPALNCWACPGANFACPIGVLQNASSNASYTLAGAGIRGLWSALPLYAMGTLLLFSALFGRMMCGWLCPFGWFQEMVGRLYRRKALVPAALTYVRFAVLASLVIVIPYYTHQPWFSKLCPMGALEGGLLQPLFNPDLRPMMQEWWWFKQVLLVGTVATMLFWKRPFCAVICPLGAIFSLFQRVSAWEIRFEEENCVNCMWCVRHCPQGIDPRKDVNGHRCIGCLECQKCPFGAITSVPRWAPKSCSVCSQNAETEC; this is encoded by the coding sequence ATGAGCCATGACGTTGAGCGAAAGACCGCCCGGACGGTTGGCCATTGGCTGCTTCACAACCGATTCGCGATCCAGGTCGCTTCCCTCATCTTCGCCAATTCCTATCTCCTTCGCCACTGGAAGGGCTTCTGCTACCCGGCACTCAACTGCTGGGCGTGCCCGGGGGCAAACTTCGCCTGCCCCATCGGCGTGCTCCAGAATGCTTCGAGCAACGCGTCCTACACCTTGGCCGGAGCGGGGATCCGCGGACTGTGGAGTGCCCTTCCGCTGTATGCGATGGGCACGCTGCTGCTGTTCAGTGCTCTTTTCGGGCGAATGATGTGCGGTTGGCTGTGTCCTTTTGGCTGGTTCCAGGAGATGGTCGGGCGTTTGTACCGTAGGAAGGCTCTTGTCCCGGCAGCCTTGACATACGTGCGATTCGCTGTTCTTGCGAGCCTTGTCATCGTAATCCCGTACTATACTCACCAGCCGTGGTTCTCGAAGCTCTGTCCCATGGGCGCGCTCGAGGGCGGGCTGCTGCAGCCGCTGTTCAACCCGGATCTGCGCCCGATGATGCAGGAGTGGTGGTGGTTCAAACAGGTCTTGCTGGTGGGCACCGTCGCCACCATGCTCTTTTGGAAGCGTCCGTTCTGCGCGGTCATCTGCCCGCTGGGAGCCATCTTCTCGCTCTTCCAGCGGGTGAGTGCGTGGGAAATCCGCTTCGAGGAAGAGAATTGCGTCAACTGCATGTGGTGTGTTCGGCACTGCCCGCAGGGCATTGATCCCCGTAAGGACGTCAACGGGCACCGCTGCATCGGCTGTCTGGAGTGCCAGAAATGCCCATTCGGAGCCATCACTTCGGTTCCACGGTGGGCGCCGAAGAGTTGTTCGGTCTGCTCCCAGAATGCGGAAACGGAATGCTGA
- a CDS encoding sigma-70 family RNA polymerase sigma factor, whose translation MRLFADKEQKKQRAKRDEFERLAKKYHRDVFNAALRMTGSYADAEDLTQEAILKAYVAFDQFALGTNFRAWLLRILTNTHINRYRRACRTPETVAWEDLTDGGARRIPQERSLDPLPEEQVLWDIPDDTIGPALLALPEEFREAVILSDMHELSYKEIADALKIPLGTVRSRIFRGRRLLRESLAEYARENGMI comes from the coding sequence GTGCGGCTGTTCGCAGACAAGGAACAGAAGAAGCAGCGAGCCAAGCGCGACGAATTCGAACGCCTGGCAAAGAAGTACCATCGTGATGTCTTCAACGCCGCTCTGCGGATGACGGGCAGCTACGCTGATGCCGAAGATCTCACCCAGGAGGCTATTCTCAAGGCATACGTAGCCTTCGACCAGTTCGCACTGGGGACCAACTTCCGGGCGTGGCTGCTGCGGATACTGACCAACACCCACATCAACCGCTACCGGAGGGCCTGTCGCACCCCGGAGACGGTGGCGTGGGAAGACCTGACGGACGGCGGCGCGCGACGCATTCCCCAAGAACGCTCTCTGGACCCGCTCCCGGAAGAGCAAGTCCTGTGGGACATCCCGGATGACACCATTGGACCGGCACTCCTTGCGCTTCCCGAGGAGTTCCGGGAGGCCGTGATCCTGTCGGACATGCACGAATTGTCCTACAAAGAGATCGCCGACGCGCTCAAGATACCTCTGGGCACGGTGCGCAGTCGGATATTCCGCGGCCGTCGCCTCCTGAGGGAGTCACTGGCGGAGTACGCCAGGGAAAACGGCATGATCTAG
- a CDS encoding zf-HC2 domain-containing protein, with product MSEHCPITEEQVGCLVDGELTGQEQRRVAAHVSVCEHCSSLAGRILAGKRFLSASSPEVDPPAGSWDRLVAAMDDADSIARAMQPQKTRSLDWRSVPALATCGLLLIVSALAWRSQNLEPAGMGPIFVRQHLAAESSFFRATSAPGNVYDVVTSRPGNPNWVPIARRLFPMGGKFVDHTLYRVDDRAKISEFQFPADLFDRSGLEPVSYGSAQYWVRAERGGSVVAWETSGLMHVLVARTDATDLLGLAAHHRSHSSTDPAL from the coding sequence ATGAGCGAGCACTGCCCCATCACAGAGGAACAGGTCGGTTGCCTGGTAGACGGTGAGTTGACCGGGCAAGAGCAGCGCCGGGTGGCTGCGCATGTCTCGGTCTGCGAGCATTGCAGCTCCCTTGCGGGGCGGATCCTTGCGGGGAAGCGTTTCCTGAGCGCCTCCTCCCCCGAGGTAGACCCTCCCGCCGGATCCTGGGATCGCCTGGTGGCTGCAATGGATGACGCCGACTCGATAGCCCGGGCCATGCAGCCACAGAAGACCCGTTCCCTGGACTGGCGCTCCGTGCCGGCGCTTGCCACCTGCGGCCTGCTGCTCATCGTCTCGGCTCTCGCGTGGCGGTCTCAGAATCTGGAACCCGCGGGAATGGGCCCGATTTTCGTGCGACAGCACCTTGCGGCGGAGTCGTCTTTTTTCAGAGCGACTTCCGCTCCCGGCAATGTCTATGACGTTGTGACGTCGCGTCCCGGGAATCCCAACTGGGTACCCATCGCACGGCGGCTTTTCCCGATGGGCGGCAAGTTCGTGGATCACACGCTCTATCGGGTGGACGACCGGGCAAAAATCTCGGAGTTTCAGTTCCCCGCTGACCTCTTCGACCGCAGCGGTCTGGAACCGGTGAGCTACGGGAGCGCGCAATACTGGGTCCGCGCGGAACGCGGGGGGTCAGTGGTGGCATGGGAGACGTCGGGTCTCATGCATGTGCTGGTAGCTCGTACGGACGCCACCGATCTTCTGGGACTGGCCGCCCATCACCGTTCGCACAGCAGTACCGACCCGGCCCTTTGA
- a CDS encoding dienelactone hydrolase family protein: protein MLIDPADWSAQREQLKKRILEILGPFPEEIPPLDPRTVGEVQCEGYVRRKVLFQTQPGEYVPAYLMIPDGMDAPRPVAFCIHPTTRGSGKDRISGVWGTAPHTPPELSRSYAHELAQRGYVVFAPDFLTDGERIYPGWPPYHTRPFYEANPEWSAVGKNIWDAMRGIDFLHTVPEADCSRIATIGHSFGGHHSIFIAAFDERVSCVAANGGVMAWRTGPGIHWARPLDSWYTYINKLRPWLVDESLPLPFEFWEFISLIAPRPVLAMSSDEDGETYEDMVFTYTEARRVWSDLGVADRALFYHYPGPHDFPSPVRDMAYAWLHRWLSYPGKEV, encoded by the coding sequence GTGCTTATTGACCCCGCAGACTGGTCCGCGCAGCGCGAGCAACTCAAGAAGCGCATCCTGGAAATACTCGGGCCATTCCCGGAGGAGATCCCGCCGCTCGATCCCCGCACCGTGGGCGAAGTGCAGTGCGAAGGCTACGTGCGGCGCAAGGTGCTCTTCCAGACCCAGCCGGGGGAATACGTGCCCGCCTATCTGATGATCCCGGACGGAATGGATGCCCCGCGTCCAGTGGCCTTCTGCATCCATCCAACCACCCGAGGTTCCGGCAAGGACAGGATCTCCGGTGTCTGGGGAACCGCGCCGCATACGCCGCCCGAGCTATCGCGCTCCTACGCGCACGAGCTTGCGCAACGCGGCTACGTGGTGTTCGCGCCGGACTTCCTCACCGACGGCGAGCGCATCTACCCGGGCTGGCCGCCGTATCATACCCGGCCTTTCTACGAAGCCAACCCGGAATGGTCTGCGGTGGGCAAGAACATCTGGGATGCCATGCGAGGCATCGATTTCCTGCACACCGTGCCCGAAGCAGATTGCTCACGCATCGCAACCATCGGGCACTCCTTCGGTGGTCACCATTCCATCTTCATCGCCGCCTTTGATGAGCGGGTATCCTGCGTGGCGGCCAACGGGGGTGTCATGGCCTGGCGCACGGGGCCGGGAATACACTGGGCGCGACCCCTGGACAGCTGGTACACATATATCAACAAGCTGCGTCCGTGGCTGGTGGACGAGAGCCTGCCGCTGCCCTTCGAGTTCTGGGAGTTCATTTCCCTTATCGCCCCGCGACCCGTTCTGGCGATGAGCTCGGATGAGGATGGGGAGACCTACGAGGACATGGTGTTCACATACACCGAAGCCCGCCGCGTGTGGTCGGATCTGGGCGTGGCGGATCGAGCGCTGTTCTACCACTACCCCGGCCCCCACGACTTTCCGTCTCCTGTACGCGACATGGCCTATGCGTGGCTGCACCGCTGGCTGTCATATCCTGGTAAAGAGGTCTGA
- a CDS encoding cupin domain-containing protein — MNGVFFNWDEIGWTETDALSARKVVTLENVMFVLFRLRKGADAPPHSHPHEQLSTMLSGRIIAHIGDEQLELGPMQGYRVPANVPHKVTVLEDALILDAFSPIRREFLT, encoded by the coding sequence ATGAACGGTGTCTTCTTCAACTGGGACGAAATCGGCTGGACTGAAACCGACGCACTGTCCGCGCGAAAAGTAGTCACGCTGGAAAACGTGATGTTCGTGCTGTTCCGCCTGCGCAAAGGCGCCGACGCTCCGCCGCACAGTCACCCGCACGAACAGCTTTCCACAATGCTGAGCGGGCGGATCATCGCCCACATCGGCGATGAGCAGCTGGAACTGGGGCCAATGCAGGGCTACCGCGTCCCGGCGAATGTGCCCCATAAGGTGACGGTGCTGGAGGACGCGCTGATTCTCGACGCCTTCAGCCCTATCCGCCGGGAGTTCCTGACCTGA
- a CDS encoding right-handed parallel beta-helix repeat-containing protein, translating to MHSNKLVRIALACLLAASAITAVCAETWRVDNVLGDDANDGIHRPFRTIARALESLGHSDTLSLTANPEPYRESLPIKKGGTPQAPTIIEGNGATLSGADIAPKDGWTEADGIYRLEQKTEVKFLFGPGICYRKAANAKVEAPEQWFWEAGTLYFRPAEGRTPADYELRMSVRISGLMTTGACQVIIRNLRCENFWNDGFNIHGGSAPLWFENIAAEWNGDEGFSAHENCECYVRGAVLSHNQCHGIADGLLARTHFSGLTVRDNVLKGILFLGGFHSVIDSEVSGSPENIALAAPSTSLLNAPLLAANPLRESVTNLRNVVVRSGPGQTGIAIAGSATGVVEHCLIEGGRFGVRVAPGGHVYLTNSVVAGASEAEVWSEGNFGGDYNLLHPGRLFVAGKRYGPEQFDAYRADTGNDAHSILGAPKFIPGTPWASRASVAAGRAYDTGGYGGADIGPVAPGPKPAESADILPLGAERTAAGGVLYRYDFEMDNPWSRVYPDPDRTSEGAVIQGSAELSDAQAHSGKRSVNLRVQLPAAPPARWLIKLFSTRLHFEKPVTRMSFWVYGDGSGLAFRPRVRDASGEAFYGPVQTLDWEGWRQVNWDLATTPPSPISMGDGNKLQDGPPMEIVVEFTPKLGPGPTELSVYVDDLEVELAP from the coding sequence GTGCACTCGAATAAACTGGTCCGAATTGCTCTCGCTTGCCTACTGGCGGCCTCCGCCATCACAGCCGTCTGTGCGGAAACCTGGCGCGTGGACAATGTGCTGGGCGATGACGCCAATGACGGCATCCACCGGCCGTTCCGGACCATCGCCCGGGCGCTGGAAAGTCTGGGGCACTCGGACACATTGTCACTGACAGCGAACCCGGAGCCGTATCGCGAATCCTTGCCGATCAAGAAGGGGGGAACGCCGCAGGCCCCGACAATCATCGAGGGCAACGGTGCGACACTGAGCGGGGCGGACATTGCTCCGAAGGACGGCTGGACCGAGGCCGATGGCATCTACCGGCTGGAGCAGAAGACCGAAGTGAAGTTCCTGTTCGGCCCCGGCATCTGCTACCGGAAGGCGGCGAACGCGAAAGTTGAGGCGCCGGAGCAGTGGTTCTGGGAGGCGGGAACGCTGTACTTCCGCCCGGCTGAGGGAAGGACGCCCGCGGACTACGAGTTGCGCATGAGCGTGCGCATCTCGGGGCTCATGACGACCGGTGCCTGCCAGGTGATCATTCGCAATCTGCGCTGCGAGAACTTCTGGAACGACGGCTTCAACATTCATGGCGGGAGCGCGCCGCTGTGGTTTGAGAACATCGCTGCGGAGTGGAACGGCGACGAAGGCTTCAGCGCCCACGAGAACTGCGAGTGCTACGTGCGAGGCGCGGTGCTTTCACATAACCAGTGCCACGGTATCGCAGATGGGCTCCTTGCCCGCACCCACTTCTCAGGCCTGACGGTGCGCGACAACGTACTCAAGGGCATTCTTTTCCTTGGCGGATTCCACTCGGTGATCGACAGCGAGGTGTCGGGCAGCCCGGAGAACATTGCGCTGGCCGCCCCGAGCACCAGCCTGCTCAATGCCCCGCTCCTTGCGGCCAACCCATTGCGAGAAAGCGTGACCAACCTGCGCAACGTCGTGGTGCGATCAGGCCCCGGGCAGACGGGGATCGCCATCGCCGGATCCGCCACTGGTGTGGTTGAGCACTGCCTGATCGAGGGAGGACGCTTCGGCGTGAGGGTCGCTCCGGGCGGGCACGTCTACCTGACTAACAGCGTGGTCGCCGGGGCATCGGAAGCGGAAGTCTGGTCGGAGGGGAACTTCGGGGGCGACTACAACCTGCTGCACCCCGGGCGACTGTTCGTGGCGGGAAAGCGCTATGGTCCGGAGCAGTTTGACGCATATCGCGCAGATACCGGTAACGACGCCCACTCTATTCTGGGGGCACCGAAGTTCATTCCGGGGACGCCCTGGGCAAGCCGGGCATCCGTCGCTGCCGGGCGGGCCTACGATACCGGTGGGTATGGAGGTGCGGACATCGGGCCCGTGGCGCCGGGTCCGAAGCCGGCGGAGTCCGCGGACATCCTGCCCCTGGGAGCAGAGCGAACCGCTGCGGGGGGTGTCTTGTACCGGTATGATTTCGAGATGGACAACCCTTGGTCGAGGGTCTACCCCGATCCGGACAGGACCTCCGAGGGTGCGGTCATTCAAGGATCGGCGGAGCTTTCCGATGCCCAGGCGCATAGCGGGAAGAGGTCGGTGAACCTGCGGGTGCAACTGCCTGCGGCGCCTCCGGCGCGCTGGCTGATCAAGCTTTTCTCCACTCGCCTGCACTTTGAGAAACCCGTGACGCGCATGAGTTTCTGGGTGTACGGTGATGGTTCCGGGCTGGCGTTCCGGCCCAGAGTGCGCGACGCTTCGGGCGAAGCCTTCTACGGACCGGTGCAGACGCTGGACTGGGAAGGCTGGCGGCAGGTGAACTGGGACCTGGCTACGACCCCGCCGTCACCCATTTCGATGGGCGATGGGAACAAGCTGCAAGACGGCCCGCCCATGGAGATCGTAGTGGAGTTCACGCCGAAACTCGGCCCGGGACCGACCGAATTGTCGGTGTACGTGGACGATCTGGAAGTGGAACTTGCGCCATAG
- a CDS encoding PIG-L family deacetylase, which translates to MRETPRVLAIVAHPDDECWCTGTLAAQVDAGLDVHLAVVCNGNMGGMPERSPEERVVVREKEVRAAAEIIGCRLTLMDVGDDEMMERYTSDYSRLEQDVREVIRSVDPHLLIVPHPQDYHQHHRAVCEVALNASANAGNPSIPGRYPPASRVPATLFMQPLPPTVFEPHIYSDISGTFERKIEALRCHSSQYIFLQGHHRTNLETLVISACTLHGAACAVAYAEAFVLCNRLNRPTTIQQLAEFFPPRK; encoded by the coding sequence ATGAGAGAGACCCCGCGGGTGCTGGCGATTGTGGCGCATCCGGACGACGAATGCTGGTGCACGGGCACACTGGCAGCCCAGGTCGATGCCGGCCTGGACGTACACCTCGCGGTGGTCTGCAACGGTAACATGGGGGGCATGCCGGAGCGAAGCCCCGAAGAGCGGGTCGTGGTTCGAGAGAAGGAAGTGCGTGCCGCCGCGGAGATCATCGGATGCCGGCTGACACTTATGGACGTCGGCGATGACGAAATGATGGAGCGGTATACCAGCGACTACTCCCGGCTCGAACAGGATGTGCGCGAAGTGATCCGGTCCGTGGACCCGCACCTGCTTATCGTCCCGCATCCCCAGGACTACCACCAACACCACCGCGCTGTATGCGAGGTCGCCCTGAACGCATCGGCGAATGCAGGGAATCCCAGCATTCCGGGAAGGTACCCGCCCGCGTCTCGGGTGCCGGCGACTTTGTTCATGCAGCCGCTTCCGCCCACTGTGTTCGAGCCCCACATCTACTCAGATATCTCGGGCACCTTCGAGCGCAAGATCGAGGCTTTGCGCTGCCACTCAAGCCAGTACATCTTCCTGCAGGGCCACCACCGCACGAACCTGGAGACCCTGGTCATATCCGCATGCACTCTTCACGGGGCGGCGTGCGCCGTCGCTTACGCGGAAGCTTTCGTGCTGTGCAACCGGCT